The following nucleotide sequence is from Cellvibrio sp. PSBB006.
ATCATCTCGCCGGGAATCAATTGCTCTGCGCGTTGCAGGTTCACAATATCCACGTCATATTCTTTAACGTGTTGCTCCAGCGCCGAAGCCAGTTTTGGGCCTTCGGTTTCTTTTACTGAAATAAAATTTTCGATAGCGAGTGTATCGAGCACTTGTCCGCCGAAACGTTCGGCTACAACGCCGGTGCGAATACCCTTGCGCGCTGCATAGATCGCAGCCGCTGCGCCAGCGGGCCCACCACCGACAACTAACACATCGTAAGCCGGTTTTTCGCTCAGGGCTTTGGCTTCGCGTTCGGCTGCGCCGGTGTCGATTTTGGCAAGGATTTCTTCCACCGTCATGCGGCCCTGGCCAAAGTGTTCGCCGTTCACAAACACGGTGGGCACAGCCATGACTTGGCGTTTATCCACCTCGCTTTGAAACAAGGCGCCGTCGATCATGGTGGCAGTGATGTTGGGGTTCAATGCGGCCATTAAATTCACGGCTTGCACCACGTCCGGACAATTGTGGCATGACAGGGAAACAAAGACTTCAAAATGAAATTGACCATCGATCGCTTTAATTTGCTCGATGACCTTGGCATCCGTTTTTGGCGGATGGCCACCGCTGTGCAATAACGCAAGCACCAGCGAGGTAAATTCGTGGCCCATGGGAATACCGGCGAAATGAATACGCCCGGTTTCGCCTTGTGCGCCGACACTGAAGGAAGGTTTGTACGCGGCATCACCATCTTTGCGAACGCTGACTTTATCGGACAAGGTGGCGATATCGTCCAACAGGGTCAGCAATTCCTGGCTTTTGGCACTGGTGTCAGTGGTGGCGACCAGTTCAATAGGGCGTTGCAGTTTTTCCAGATACGCTTTCAGCTGGCCTTTAATTGTCGAATCGAGCATGGTGATCTCCGTTTAATTTTTTTGAAGCCCGCTTTGTGGGCGGGCTTTTTTGAGCGCAATTGTGTTGCAGTTCCGTATAACGTTTTCGTAAAAAATCGCTTAGATCTTGCCAACCAGATCCAGTGATGGAGCCAAAGTCGCATCACCTTCTTTCCACTTGGCCGGGCAAACTTCACCAGGGTGAGCAGCAACGTACTGAGCGGCTTTCACTTTGCGCAGCAGCTCAGACGCGTCACGACCAATACCGCCAGCATTAATCTCGATAATTTGAATCTTGCCTTGTGGGTCGATTACAAAGGTACCGCGATCAGCCAGACCTTCTGATTCAATCATCACACCGAAATTGCGGGTGATAGCGCCAGTGGGATCACCGATCATCGGGTATTGAATTTTGCCGATGGTTTCGGAGCTGTCATGCCAGGCTTTGTGGGTGAAGTGTGTGTCGGTGGACACGGAGTAAATTTCTACGCCCATTTTTTGAAACTCAGCGTAGTTGTCAGCGAGGTCGCCCAGTTCGGTGGGACACACGAAGGTGAAGTCAGCGGGGTAGAAAAATACTACCGACCATTTGCCTTTCAGATCCGCTTCGGTCAAGTGAACGAATTTGCCCTGATGGTAAGCCTGAGCGCTGAAGGGTTTGATTTCGGAATTAATTGTCGTCATAGAGATACTCCTGATTTCTGTGGGGGAATTGATTTGACGGGCACAGGTTAAGGAGTTGACGATGATAGGGCTAATTGAATAACCGCATAGTTTTGATAATAAAAAACTATATGTAAGAGTTGATTGGGAGAAGCTATTTACTTGATTGGCGGTATTTATGAGGACAAGCATCGGAAAATAGCCGCTATGAGCAGAAGAATATTCTTCCTTGAAAATAATAATAAATATCATTAAGGTTGCCGTTATATCTCCCGCGATCGCATTTCTCCCTCTTTCTCAGAGTAAAACATCATGCTCTACGGCGTTATCGGAACACTGTTAGCTGGCGCAGGCATTGGTTGCCTGTACGCTTCCTGGAAAAATTTGCTTGGTGGTCGTGGGTGGCTGGTTCCCGCAGGTTGGTTCATTCTGTTAGTTGCAACAGCTTGCTGGATCATGGCGAGCGGTGCGGAGTTTGGTATCAGTTTTAGTTTGCTGGTGAGTCCGTTAATTGCGTGGGGGGTGATGTTGGTCAAAGCGGATATTCGCCCACAACGCTTGCAAGAATGGGAAGCAGGGCAGGCGAGTTTGCCGGGTGTGAAAACGCTGTTGCGTCACGGTGGATTGTTTGTTGCCAGTGTTTTACTCGCTGGCGCGGCAGCCACGCTGACCAGTGTGGCCTTGGTGATGTTGTTGCCCTGGACCACAGTGAACGCCATGGTTACTGCCGTCATTCTGGTTCCTGTCTTGTGGGGACTTGCTTCGTATTGGGTATGTGCGGACACCAAAGTGTTTCGCCCTGTGTTCTGGCTTGCACTTGCCAGTGGCCTAAGTGCTTTACTTATTTACGTGTGATCACTATGAAGCAAATTCTCTCACCCGGTTTGGTCAAAAAATCTCTCGCCAGTCACTCATGGATTGGCTTGCTGGTTGGTGCCCTGATGTATCTCGTCTGTTTATCGGGAGCCATCGTGGTTTTTTATCAGGAATTTGAGCGCTGGGAACAACCGACGGTTCACGAATCCCTGGAATATGATACGCAAGCGGTACAACAGGCTTATAACACAGTGGCCGCGCAGGAAGCGGAGCATGAAGCTGAAGCGCAACACGCGGAAGATGAACACGAACATAAACATATGTACGTGACTCTGCCCACTGAAAGCATACCGCGTACGGTTGTGTCATCGGATACCGGCGGCTGGTTTGTCAATCCGGACGGCAGTCTGGGTGAAAAAGTCCAACACGATTGGACGCACATGTTGATTCACTTGCATTTATATCTGCACCTGCCCGGCAGCTTCGGGATGATTGTGGTGAGTATTTTGGGCGCAATGCTGTGCGGTTTAATTATCTCCGGTTTTCTGGCACACCCCGGTATTTTTAAAGATGCATTCAATCTGCGTTTAAAGGGCGCGCGTCGTTTGGAGCAAGTCGATATCCATAATCGCTTAAGTGTATGGGGCGCTCCGTTTCATTTAATGATTGCGATTACCGGGGCTTTTTTCGGTCTGGCAGCCATCGTGAGCCTGGTACTGGCCGCCGCCTTTTTTGAAGGCGATGTGGAGGCGGTTATCCCTGCTGTGTATGGTGCAGAGCCTGAACTTGAGCAGCCAATAGGTAACCCCGCGATTGGTAAAGCACTGGAGCAGATGAAAACCATTGCACCGGGGACCACACCTTTTTATGTGACTGTGGAAGAGGTGGGAACGCCAAGCCAATACATGGTTGTCGGCGCTGAACATCCCGGTCGATTAATTTATGCGGAGCAATACCGTTTTGATTCCGCCGGAAATTATCTGGATAAGATCGGTTTCTCTGATGGCGAAGCAGGGCGCCAAATTATCTTTTCGGTGTACCGGATTCACTTCGGCCATTTCGGTGGTTTCGCGGTAAAAATTCTCTACGCTATCTTTGGTCTGGCACTCACTATTGTTTCGGTAACCGGGATTAATATCTGGCTGGTCAAACGAAAAACCCGTGACTATCTCAATAATGTCTGGACCGGGATAGTTTGGGGTACACCCGCCGCGTTGGCATTGAGTGGGACTACTCAAGTGATGATCGGTATCCCGTCAACAGGTGTATTGTGGGTCGGCGTGGTTGCAGCCATTGCCCTTGCGCAATATCTGGATGATGACAATAAAAGCAGAGCTATATTGCAAGTGTTCAGCGCGTTGTTATTAACGGCGCTGGTGACATTGCATGTGATTAAGTTTGGTTGGGCTGTAGCGCCAGTGGTGATGGGTTTGAATATTACGCTGCTTGTCATTGCGGTGATATTTTTGCTGATGGGTTTGCGGCAGATGCGTAAGCCAATATTGAATGAAGCCTTGGCTTAAGTGGGTGGAATAAAAACCGGAGCCTGGCTCCGGTTTTTTTTAACGTTCTATTCTTCCCAGCGAATGTTATCCAACTCAACTCGTATGCCTGATTGCGGTTGTCCATAGGTGGGTATCAACGTAAACCAGGTGGAGACTTGCATAATGTCGAGATCGTTATCAATCATGTCTGCAACAGAAATGCGCATTTCTTTCCATACGCCGAATTCACTTTTATCCAATAAAAATTCGCCGCCTGCACAAGGCCAGTCGCCGCATTGGACAGTAGCGAAGAGATTGGTGTCGGCGTGCGGATTGCTGACCATCTTGTAGTCAAACACCATCTCGCCGGCAGCATATGCACTCAGGTCCATGCTCGCTAACGGGACAGGTATTATTGAAAAGCTGCTTGATTGTGTGTCGTTATTGAAGGAAACCTCAATGACATCGTTGTGGCCTTCGTCACCACTGAAAATTTCTAACCAGCTTATATGGTTATCGGGATCAGGGAGTCCATAAAAACCACCGTCTTCATCCCAGCCGCTTGCGGAACGATCATCCTGTATCAGGCAATTGCTGAACACCACATTGGGTGCATCGTCACAGCTCGCTTTTTCCCAGCGAATATTATCCAGTTGGAAATTCACATCGGCCTGGTTTACCCACTGTGGATTAATCAGCAGCGCGGTACTGATTTTGCTCACATCCAGTTCGAGATCAATTAAATTTTCAACCCAAATGGTGACAC
It contains:
- the ahpF gene encoding alkyl hydroperoxide reductase subunit F, translating into MLDSTIKGQLKAYLEKLQRPIELVATTDTSAKSQELLTLLDDIATLSDKVSVRKDGDAAYKPSFSVGAQGETGRIHFAGIPMGHEFTSLVLALLHSGGHPPKTDAKVIEQIKAIDGQFHFEVFVSLSCHNCPDVVQAVNLMAALNPNITATMIDGALFQSEVDKRQVMAVPTVFVNGEHFGQGRMTVEEILAKIDTGAAEREAKALSEKPAYDVLVVGGGPAGAAAAIYAARKGIRTGVVAERFGGQVLDTLAIENFISVKETEGPKLASALEQHVKEYDVDIVNLQRAEQLIPGEMIEVKLASGASLKSKSVILATGARWREMNVPGEKEYRGKGVAYCPHCDGPLFKGKRVAVIGGGNSGVEAAIDLAGIVAHVTLIEFDSKLRADAVLQRKLTSLPNVTVITEALTTEVLGDGQKVNALTYKSRQTDDIIKVELEGIFVQIGLLPNTDWLKGTLQLSNRGEIEIDARGQASIPGVFAAGDCTTTPYKQIIVAMGAGATASLGAFDHLIRTSAPA
- the ahpC gene encoding alkyl hydroperoxide reductase subunit C — translated: MTTINSEIKPFSAQAYHQGKFVHLTEADLKGKWSVVFFYPADFTFVCPTELGDLADNYAEFQKMGVEIYSVSTDTHFTHKAWHDSSETIGKIQYPMIGDPTGAITRNFGVMIESEGLADRGTFVIDPQGKIQIIEINAGGIGRDASELLRKVKAAQYVAAHPGEVCPAKWKEGDATLAPSLDLVGKI
- a CDS encoding PepSY domain-containing protein codes for the protein MKQILSPGLVKKSLASHSWIGLLVGALMYLVCLSGAIVVFYQEFERWEQPTVHESLEYDTQAVQQAYNTVAAQEAEHEAEAQHAEDEHEHKHMYVTLPTESIPRTVVSSDTGGWFVNPDGSLGEKVQHDWTHMLIHLHLYLHLPGSFGMIVVSILGAMLCGLIISGFLAHPGIFKDAFNLRLKGARRLEQVDIHNRLSVWGAPFHLMIAITGAFFGLAAIVSLVLAAAFFEGDVEAVIPAVYGAEPELEQPIGNPAIGKALEQMKTIAPGTTPFYVTVEEVGTPSQYMVVGAEHPGRLIYAEQYRFDSAGNYLDKIGFSDGEAGRQIIFSVYRIHFGHFGGFAVKILYAIFGLALTIVSVTGINIWLVKRKTRDYLNNVWTGIVWGTPAALALSGTTQVMIGIPSTGVLWVGVVAAIALAQYLDDDNKSRAILQVFSALLLTALVTLHVIKFGWAVAPVVMGLNITLLVIAVIFLLMGLRQMRKPILNEALA